One genomic segment of uncultured Desulfobacter sp. includes these proteins:
- a CDS encoding MarR family transcriptional regulator: MKRERIYAAVRKFNSLGHECNLEISDKLGMSELQVNQLHYLKIIDRTVDMTFGKFAEILKVTKPSVTEIVNKLIKLNVVEKKQCAWDKRIFYIKLTEKGRNIARLPFLAEQRVVDIIVSVLDDEDIDTFVKIIRKL; the protein is encoded by the coding sequence GTGAAAAGAGAACGTATCTATGCGGCCGTAAGAAAGTTTAACAGCCTGGGACATGAGTGCAATCTTGAAATTTCAGACAAATTGGGAATGTCTGAACTTCAGGTAAATCAACTGCACTATTTGAAAATAATTGACAGAACCGTTGATATGACCTTTGGAAAATTTGCTGAAATTTTAAAGGTTACCAAGCCGTCGGTTACTGAAATCGTAAATAAACTGATTAAGCTGAATGTTGTTGAGAAAAAACAATGCGCCTGGGACAAACGTATATTTTATATCAAACTTACCGAAAAAGGCCGCAACATTGCCCGGCTGCCCTTTCTTGCGGAACAAAGGGTGGTCGATATTATTGTCAGTGTTCTGGATGATGAAGATATTGATACCTTTGTTAAAATAATTAGGAAATTATAA
- a CDS encoding nitroreductase family protein, with translation MQIQINTEKCKQDKICIIECPFNILRENSDGFPEVIPEAKDLCMHCGHCLAVCPSDALTFDGVAPENCESALKEVAVDVPAMEALLKNRRSVRVYKNKPVEREKMAHLMDMLRWAPTAKNLQPVHWVLVDDRDKIHELAKMTVQWLEQNNAYPGIAAAWEAGDDMILRSAPLIAIAHTATDALIPAADCSIALTSLELAATSYGIGSFWAGFFMIAASHYPPIAQYLNLPENHAVYGALALGYPKFKYHHIPERREAKVSWL, from the coding sequence ATGCAGATTCAAATCAATACTGAAAAATGTAAACAAGACAAAATTTGTATTATTGAGTGCCCTTTTAATATCCTCAGGGAAAATAGTGACGGTTTTCCTGAAGTCATCCCGGAAGCCAAAGATTTGTGCATGCACTGCGGCCACTGCCTTGCCGTCTGCCCCTCGGATGCGCTGACCTTTGATGGTGTGGCTCCGGAAAACTGTGAATCGGCCTTAAAGGAGGTCGCCGTGGATGTACCTGCCATGGAGGCCCTGCTGAAAAACCGCAGATCCGTACGCGTTTACAAAAACAAACCTGTTGAACGGGAGAAAATGGCCCACCTCATGGACATGCTGCGCTGGGCCCCCACGGCAAAGAACCTTCAGCCGGTTCACTGGGTGCTGGTGGATGACAGGGATAAGATTCATGAACTGGCAAAGATGACCGTCCAGTGGCTGGAGCAGAATAATGCATATCCGGGTATTGCCGCTGCCTGGGAAGCCGGTGATGACATGATTTTAAGGAGTGCCCCCCTCATTGCAATCGCCCATACGGCAACGGACGCGCTCATTCCGGCAGCAGACTGCAGTATTGCCTTAACATCCCTTGAACTGGCGGCCACCTCCTACGGTATCGGGAGTTTTTGGGCCGGTTTTTTTATGATCGCAGCAAGCCATTATCCACCGATTGCCCAATACCTGAACTTGCCTGAAAACCACGCGGTATATGGGGCATTGGCCCTTGGATATCCCAAATTCAAGTATCACCATATTCCTGAGCGCCGGGAAGCCAAGGTCAGCTGGCTTTAA
- a CDS encoding nucleoside transporter C-terminal domain-containing protein encodes MFQSILGLFVFSGIAVLLSENRKKISVRLIISAALLQLVLGVVTLKFAWIRQGFLYLNGLVTAISKATGEGTAMVFGYIGGGALPFQESYPGASFILAFQSLPLILVMSALSALLFYLKIIPAVVRFFSMILNKTLSTGGAEGIGISANIFVGMVEAPLLVKPYLSAMTRSELFTLMTCGMATIAGTVMVLYATILEPVIPGILGHILTASIISAPAAILISKSMIPETNDVTEGHLSTPTVYKSVMDAVTKGTVSGIDLMINIVAMIIVLVAMVSLVNMTLGLMPLLDGQPFTLQRILGWIMAPATWLMGIPWSEAPATGALMGTKTILNEFIAYLDLTRMPAGEISERSRVIISYAMCGFANPGSLGIMIGGMGAMVPERRDEIVSLGFRSIVAGTLATCMTGAVAGICL; translated from the coding sequence ATGTTTCAAAGCATTCTGGGATTGTTTGTGTTTTCAGGTATTGCTGTTTTATTAAGCGAGAATAGAAAAAAAATATCTGTCAGACTGATTATTTCAGCCGCATTATTGCAACTTGTTCTTGGCGTGGTAACGCTGAAATTTGCATGGATACGCCAGGGCTTTCTTTATTTAAACGGCTTAGTGACAGCGATCTCAAAGGCAACCGGGGAGGGCACGGCCATGGTGTTTGGATACATTGGCGGCGGAGCTCTTCCTTTCCAGGAATCCTATCCCGGGGCTTCGTTTATCCTTGCGTTTCAATCGCTGCCCTTAATTCTTGTGATGAGCGCACTGTCCGCGCTGTTGTTTTATTTGAAAATTATCCCTGCAGTGGTGCGGTTTTTCAGTATGATTCTCAATAAAACATTGAGTACCGGCGGGGCTGAAGGCATCGGGATTTCAGCTAATATTTTTGTGGGCATGGTGGAAGCGCCTTTGCTGGTAAAACCATATTTGTCCGCCATGACCCGCAGTGAGTTATTCACATTAATGACTTGCGGTATGGCCACCATTGCAGGCACTGTCATGGTGCTTTACGCCACGATTCTTGAGCCGGTGATACCCGGTATTTTAGGTCATATTCTTACCGCCTCCATTATCAGTGCACCGGCTGCGATTTTGATTTCAAAAAGCATGATTCCTGAAACCAACGATGTGACGGAAGGGCATTTGTCCACGCCGACGGTTTATAAAAGCGTTATGGATGCCGTTACCAAGGGGACGGTGTCCGGCATTGATCTTATGATCAATATTGTGGCCATGATTATCGTTCTTGTGGCCATGGTGAGCCTGGTCAATATGACACTTGGATTAATGCCGTTGTTGGACGGGCAGCCGTTCACCCTGCAGCGGATTTTAGGCTGGATCATGGCACCGGCAACATGGCTGATGGGCATCCCCTGGTCCGAAGCTCCAGCCACCGGCGCTTTGATGGGAACCAAAACAATTCTTAACGAGTTCATCGCATACCTTGATTTAACCCGTATGCCGGCAGGCGAAATAAGCGAACGCAGCCGCGTCATTATTTCATATGCCATGTGCGGTTTTGCAAATCCGGGCAGCCTGGGTATTATGATTGGCGGCATGGGGGCTATGGTTCCGGAAAGAAGGGATGAAATCGTGTCTTTAGGGTTTCGTTCCATCGTTGCAGGTACTTTAGCCACATGTATGACCGGTGCCGTTGCCGGGATATGTTTATAG
- the lon gene encoding endopeptidase La has protein sequence MDSNILNKEMMVIPITQTVLFPESNAQIRVTPDLARQLKQRIEKGETMAVALSAKDGLDADHVDPDKLFSMGTLIFFDSLTSRRGHDILYAKVHSRVAVESVWTDYRTTEGAIIARVVPAKDHIDIDPNDQDRMLQYIKEIAFEISAYFKGSESYIKDIEKINSIQGILGYLMPNIPVSVKEKQHLLEMDSLKQKGIAFMDMLLQHKESITLQIEMAQKFSDQANKNYRKAFLKEQLKNIQEELNEDSPDQNPKGKAKKDYTHLIKAANMPEDVEQAALDELEKLNEQGQGSHEINIIKNYLDLLVALPWTSTEEKDIDIKEASRLLDAYHYGQEKIKERIIQHLSVMKLKKEKQGSILLLVGPPGTGKTSLGKGIAEALQREYVRISLGGVRDEAEIRGHRRTYIGALPGRIIQGMKKAGKKNPVFVLDEVDKLVSAFHGDPSSALLEVLDPEQNNTFSDHYLEVPYDLSDVFFVATANDKRGIPTPLLDRMEVIELSGYTADEKFHIGKNFLMKLVLEDHGIEKHQLEVDDNAFKAIIDKYTLEAGVRGLREQLAKVARVASQKIVSGDIELPFQVTCDMLEDILGHPVIRHDVAQEKNQPGVVTGLAWTPMGGEILFIEATHMPGTGKLTLTGQLGDVMKESASISLSLFRSRLAFTLPEFEFAKKDLHIHVPAGSLPKDGPSAGVAMFAAITSLIMGRKIDPKLAMTGEITLRGRILPVGGIKEKVLAARRAGIRKILLPQENEKDLKDIPDNVKEELEFKTIDTVEDLIKETLGLELPKPEALMLGTLPEDMAFSTESMS, from the coding sequence ATGGATTCAAATATTTTGAATAAAGAGATGATGGTCATACCCATAACACAAACGGTATTATTTCCTGAATCAAATGCCCAAATTCGGGTCACCCCTGATCTGGCCAGACAGTTAAAACAGAGGATTGAAAAAGGAGAAACCATGGCTGTGGCCCTTTCCGCCAAAGACGGGCTTGATGCAGATCATGTTGATCCGGATAAATTGTTCTCCATGGGAACTTTGATTTTTTTTGATTCTCTTACCTCCCGGAGGGGACATGACATCCTGTATGCAAAAGTGCATTCAAGGGTAGCCGTTGAATCTGTCTGGACTGATTATCGAACAACCGAAGGCGCAATTATTGCCAGGGTGGTTCCGGCAAAAGACCATATTGATATAGACCCCAATGACCAGGACCGCATGCTTCAATATATCAAGGAAATTGCCTTTGAAATAAGCGCTTACTTCAAAGGTTCCGAGTCTTATATAAAAGATATTGAAAAAATTAATTCCATCCAGGGAATATTAGGGTATCTGATGCCCAATATTCCTGTTTCCGTAAAGGAGAAACAGCATCTTCTTGAAATGGATTCATTAAAGCAAAAAGGAATTGCCTTTATGGATATGCTCCTGCAGCATAAAGAATCCATAACCCTGCAAATTGAGATGGCACAGAAGTTTTCTGATCAGGCCAATAAAAATTACAGGAAAGCTTTTTTAAAGGAGCAGCTTAAAAATATCCAGGAAGAACTCAATGAAGACTCTCCCGATCAAAATCCTAAGGGCAAAGCCAAAAAGGATTATACTCATCTGATTAAAGCTGCCAATATGCCCGAAGATGTTGAACAGGCAGCACTTGACGAACTTGAAAAACTCAATGAACAAGGGCAGGGCAGCCATGAAATAAATATCATTAAAAATTATCTGGATCTTCTCGTAGCTTTGCCATGGACCTCCACTGAAGAGAAGGATATAGATATCAAGGAAGCATCCAGACTGCTTGATGCCTATCATTACGGGCAGGAAAAAATTAAAGAGCGCATTATTCAGCACTTGTCCGTGATGAAGTTGAAAAAGGAAAAGCAAGGTTCAATTCTGCTGCTTGTCGGCCCCCCAGGTACGGGTAAAACAAGTCTTGGTAAAGGGATTGCAGAGGCCCTGCAAAGAGAATATGTCCGGATCAGCCTTGGCGGCGTCAGGGATGAAGCTGAAATCAGAGGCCATCGAAGGACCTATATCGGTGCCCTTCCGGGACGAATCATCCAGGGAATGAAAAAGGCCGGCAAAAAGAATCCCGTGTTTGTCCTGGATGAAGTGGATAAACTGGTTTCAGCCTTTCATGGTGATCCCTCAAGTGCATTGCTTGAGGTACTTGATCCGGAACAGAATAATACATTTTCCGACCATTATCTCGAGGTTCCCTATGACCTGTCAGATGTATTTTTTGTGGCAACGGCCAATGATAAAAGAGGCATCCCGACACCGCTTTTAGACCGTATGGAAGTGATTGAACTTTCAGGGTATACGGCAGATGAAAAATTCCATATCGGGAAAAACTTTTTGATGAAACTTGTTCTTGAAGATCATGGGATTGAAAAGCACCAGCTTGAAGTCGATGATAACGCATTTAAAGCCATAATTGATAAATATACATTGGAAGCCGGTGTCAGGGGCCTTCGAGAGCAGCTTGCCAAGGTCGCCAGGGTTGCATCACAGAAAATTGTTTCAGGTGATATTGAACTGCCGTTTCAGGTAACTTGCGACATGCTAGAAGATATTCTGGGCCATCCGGTCATACGGCATGATGTGGCACAGGAGAAAAACCAACCTGGTGTTGTAACCGGGCTTGCATGGACGCCCATGGGCGGAGAAATTCTTTTTATCGAAGCAACCCATATGCCTGGAACAGGCAAGCTGACTTTAACCGGCCAGCTTGGGGATGTAATGAAAGAATCTGCTTCCATATCCTTAAGTCTATTTAGATCCAGGCTGGCATTTACATTGCCTGAGTTCGAATTTGCTAAGAAAGATCTGCATATACATGTCCCGGCAGGTTCCCTGCCCAAGGATGGCCCTTCGGCCGGGGTGGCCATGTTTGCAGCCATCACATCCCTGATCATGGGACGTAAAATTGATCCAAAGCTCGCCATGACAGGTGAAATTACTTTGCGGGGACGCATTTTGCCTGTTGGTGGAATCAAAGAAAAAGTGCTGGCAGCCCGCCGGGCCGGTATTCGAAAAATACTATTACCCCAGGAAAACGAAAAAGACTTAAAGGATATACCTGACAATGTAAAAGAGGAACTCGAATTTAAAACCATAGATACGGTTGAAGACTTGATTAAAGAAACTTTGGGACTTGAACTGCCAAAACCTGAAGCCCTGATGCTTGGCACACTGCCGGAAGATATGGCCTTTAGCACTGAATCAATGTCGTGA
- a CDS encoding iron-containing alcohol dehydrogenase, with amino-acid sequence MLNFNFYNPTKIVFGEGRLKKLNDLVPQNAKVLITYGGGSVKRFGVLDQVKGELSKGSRDVLEFGGIPANPRLDILLNAIKIVREQKVDFILAVGGGSVIDGTKFIAVAAVADEYIGRERELMNFGSTPVPVDGAVPFGTVLTLPATGSEMNNGAVISDGEDKLPVFSAHAFPEFSILDPVLTYTLPPTQVANGVVDSFIHTIEQYVTFPVGAGFQDRTAEGILRTLIEVGKTTMDEPENYNARANLVWCSTMALNGLIGAGVPQDWATHMIGHEITALTGLDHAKTLAVIQIANWKIRRTQKKEKLLQYAERVWDIHEGDDDARIDLVIEKTEMFFHSLGMATRLSDYNIGADIVDKVVAGLEKHGMTGLSEHGNVTLDVSRRMLEAAL; translated from the coding sequence ATGCTTAATTTTAATTTTTATAATCCCACAAAAATTGTTTTTGGTGAAGGTCGTTTGAAAAAACTGAATGATCTGGTTCCCCAAAATGCCAAAGTGCTCATTACTTACGGCGGAGGAAGCGTGAAGCGTTTCGGCGTTTTGGATCAGGTTAAAGGCGAGCTTTCCAAGGGCAGCCGAGACGTTTTGGAATTTGGTGGTATTCCAGCTAATCCCCGGTTGGACATCCTTCTTAATGCTATAAAAATCGTCCGTGAACAGAAGGTGGATTTTATCCTGGCTGTGGGCGGCGGTTCCGTTATTGACGGCACCAAATTTATTGCCGTGGCCGCTGTAGCCGATGAATACATAGGCCGGGAGCGGGAACTGATGAACTTCGGTTCTACCCCGGTTCCCGTTGATGGAGCCGTCCCTTTCGGCACCGTGCTCACCTTGCCGGCCACCGGTTCCGAAATGAACAATGGTGCCGTAATCAGCGACGGCGAGGACAAACTGCCGGTTTTTTCGGCCCACGCGTTCCCGGAATTTTCCATCCTTGATCCCGTCCTGACCTACACCTTGCCCCCCACCCAGGTGGCCAACGGGGTGGTGGACTCCTTTATCCATACAATTGAGCAGTATGTCACGTTTCCAGTTGGTGCCGGATTTCAAGACCGTACCGCCGAAGGTATCCTCAGGACCCTCATTGAAGTAGGGAAAACCACGATGGATGAGCCGGAAAACTACAATGCCCGGGCCAATCTGGTATGGTGTTCCACCATGGCCCTCAACGGCCTGATCGGTGCCGGTGTCCCCCAGGACTGGGCCACCCATATGATTGGCCATGAAATTACGGCACTCACCGGCCTGGACCATGCAAAAACCCTGGCCGTGATTCAGATTGCAAACTGGAAGATCCGCAGAACCCAAAAGAAAGAGAAACTGCTTCAATACGCAGAAAGGGTATGGGATATCCACGAGGGTGACGACGATGCCCGCATAGATCTTGTCATTGAGAAAACAGAAATGTTTTTCCACAGCCTTGGCATGGCTACGCGGCTTTCAGACTATAACATCGGTGCAGATATCGTTGATAAGGTGGTTGCCGGCCTTGAAAAGCACGGCATGACAGGGCTCTCTGAACATGGAAATGTGACTTTGGATGTGTCAAGAAGAATGCTTGAGGCTGCGTTGTAA
- a CDS encoding MGMT family protein, with protein sequence MGRPVLKSLRGSVMEEFTQKVVEIIKSIPEGRVSTYGTIALMAGHSNGARQVTRIIHSMSRKHNLPWHRIINAKGLISLPKSRGYEEQKALLQGEGVHFDEKDRVDLIKFLWAGADGTLSIGR encoded by the coding sequence ATGGGCAGACCGGTTCTTAAGTCTTTGAGAGGCAGTGTGATGGAGGAATTTACCCAAAAAGTTGTGGAGATTATCAAAAGCATCCCTGAGGGCAGGGTGAGTACATATGGAACCATCGCTCTAATGGCCGGACATTCCAACGGCGCCAGGCAGGTCACCCGGATCATCCATTCCATGAGCCGAAAACACAATCTTCCCTGGCACCGGATTATCAATGCCAAGGGGCTGATCAGCCTGCCCAAATCCCGTGGATATGAAGAGCAAAAGGCGCTCTTGCAAGGCGAAGGCGTTCATTTTGATGAGAAAGACCGGGTTGATCTGATAAAATTCCTCTGGGCAGGGGCGGATGGGACGCTATCTATCGGCAGGTAA
- a CDS encoding SPFH domain-containing protein, with translation MKEQQSQIFFQRARFFTIMRRLAILLISLSLIYSLAAVVYSTQVIYKVKFNYAVILEQFGGERQAVTDVGWHFRLPFFTRLEKEVPLMNQNMYIGGASDPIKIISRENVALWTSALMTFRIKDLKVWGIENLSPEILLQGDYDGIAKDILQGKEVNKLISERESIKEEIFHALKNRPINKNGLTLEGKYGIEVVSFVLNETRFGDTLVKATEEKKRRQLIAEADNYAADQEAQRITKLYKAYLDSIKSFHLALGGREGQRVNPDLLEFLSQQKWATAYEKNESNQKTFVLHGSGKVPAITLPFQAGSKGQGSSSYSGR, from the coding sequence ATGAAAGAGCAGCAATCCCAGATTTTTTTTCAACGAGCCCGGTTTTTCACCATAATGAGAAGACTCGCAATTTTACTGATCAGTCTTTCCCTGATTTATTCTTTGGCCGCTGTGGTTTATTCCACCCAGGTGATCTACAAGGTCAAATTCAACTATGCTGTTATTCTCGAACAATTTGGAGGAGAAAGACAGGCCGTCACCGATGTGGGTTGGCACTTCAGGCTTCCTTTCTTTACCCGGTTGGAAAAAGAGGTTCCCTTAATGAACCAGAACATGTACATCGGCGGTGCCAGTGACCCCATTAAAATTATTTCCCGGGAAAACGTGGCCCTGTGGACATCTGCCTTGATGACGTTCAGGATAAAAGATTTGAAAGTTTGGGGCATTGAAAATTTGTCCCCTGAAATCCTGCTTCAGGGGGATTACGACGGAATTGCCAAGGATATTCTACAGGGCAAAGAGGTCAACAAGTTGATCTCGGAAAGGGAAAGCATAAAAGAAGAGATTTTTCATGCATTGAAAAATCGGCCCATCAATAAAAACGGCCTCACTCTTGAAGGAAAGTACGGTATTGAGGTGGTCAGTTTTGTTCTCAACGAAACAAGGTTCGGCGACACGCTGGTGAAGGCCACGGAAGAGAAAAAACGACGCCAGCTCATCGCAGAGGCCGACAACTATGCCGCCGACCAGGAAGCCCAGCGGATCACAAAACTTTACAAGGCCTATCTTGACAGCATTAAGTCATTCCATCTTGCATTAGGCGGCCGGGAAGGCCAACGGGTCAATCCTGACCTGCTTGAATTTCTTTCCCAGCAAAAATGGGCCACAGCCTATGAAAAGAACGAATCAAACCAGAAAACCTTTGTGCTCCACGGCAGCGGAAAAGTCCCTGCAATCACCCTGCCTTTCCAGGCGGGCAGCAAAGGCCAAGGCTCTTCTTCGTACAGCGGAAGATAA
- a CDS encoding methyl-accepting chemotaxis protein — MFSRVSIKGRMYLIMASILVLFIIMVWFAINSSHRVRDLAVERTGQALLEDQKDKIKIATHSIALAIGRNIEKIQDETQKIDAIRLAVDDIRFEADKSGYYFVYQDTTNIALPPKKELQGKDLKDLKDKNNVYLVKELRNQAKNGGGFVNFIFPKPGAGDTPKLGYAEMIPNTDYWIGTGVYIDNIETTKGDITKEINLNVKTSIIRMTIISGIIFIGIAAICLVIVFGIGASLNTMMVNFEDGDKGERDLTKRIKITSKDELGTLAGLFNRFMQKLQSIIRQLATDSQNIETSSIELVTVAEGMADNANNTSNIAGNVTRAAEDMNSNLSYITAAMEESSANVSMVASAAEEMNATISQITQNVEKAKNISENAAAKTSEAEDSISALNTAAQSIGKVTDAITDISDQTNLLALNATIEAARAGEAGKGFAVVANEIKELANQTVDATKDIREQIDSVRNNTDASVGSIKEVSGVIREVNEIVTTIAAAVIQQSAATQEIVSNISSLSLSIQQSNENVHQSSQMAGNITVDIEGVNSATLQMKERSELVKQSADKMNGMAEELKKIVQIFTV, encoded by the coding sequence ATGTTTAGTCGCGTCAGTATTAAAGGAAGGATGTATTTGATTATGGCCTCCATCCTGGTTCTTTTTATTATTATGGTCTGGTTTGCCATTAACAGCAGCCATCGGGTACGGGACCTGGCTGTTGAACGTACCGGCCAGGCATTGCTTGAAGACCAGAAAGACAAAATTAAAATCGCAACGCATTCAATAGCCCTGGCAATTGGGAGAAACATTGAAAAGATTCAAGATGAAACACAAAAAATAGATGCCATCCGCTTGGCTGTGGATGACATCAGGTTTGAGGCAGATAAGTCCGGATATTACTTTGTTTACCAGGATACAACCAATATAGCGCTTCCACCCAAAAAGGAATTGCAGGGAAAGGATTTGAAAGATTTGAAAGATAAAAACAATGTTTATCTTGTCAAAGAATTAAGAAATCAGGCGAAAAACGGCGGCGGCTTTGTAAATTTTATTTTCCCAAAGCCCGGAGCCGGCGATACGCCCAAACTAGGCTATGCTGAAATGATTCCTAACACTGACTACTGGATCGGCACCGGGGTTTATATCGATAATATTGAAACCACAAAAGGTGACATCACAAAAGAGATAAATTTAAATGTAAAAACCTCCATAATTAGAATGACCATCATTTCCGGGATTATTTTTATCGGTATCGCGGCAATCTGCCTTGTTATCGTATTCGGTATCGGTGCCTCTCTCAATACAATGATGGTAAATTTTGAAGATGGAGACAAGGGAGAAAGGGACTTAACCAAAAGAATCAAGATTACTTCAAAAGATGAACTGGGAACACTTGCCGGTCTGTTTAATCGGTTTATGCAAAAACTTCAAAGTATTATCCGGCAGTTGGCAACCGATAGTCAGAATATAGAAACCTCTTCAATTGAACTTGTCACTGTTGCAGAAGGCATGGCGGATAATGCCAACAACACATCAAATATAGCAGGAAATGTAACCCGGGCGGCAGAAGACATGAATTCAAATCTATCCTATATTACAGCAGCCATGGAAGAATCTTCCGCCAATGTATCAATGGTTGCTTCAGCCGCAGAAGAGATGAATGCCACCATCAGCCAAATTACCCAGAATGTTGAAAAGGCAAAAAATATATCGGAAAATGCAGCTGCAAAGACATCTGAAGCAGAAGACAGTATTTCAGCATTAAATACAGCTGCCCAATCCATCGGCAAGGTTACAGACGCCATCACAGACATTTCAGATCAGACAAATCTTCTGGCATTGAATGCAACCATTGAGGCTGCAAGAGCAGGGGAAGCCGGTAAAGGATTTGCCGTTGTTGCAAATGAGATTAAGGAACTGGCCAATCAAACGGTTGACGCAACCAAGGATATCAGGGAGCAGATTGATAGTGTCCGGAACAATACAGATGCAAGCGTGGGTTCGATAAAGGAGGTTTCCGGCGTCATCCGCGAGGTCAATGAAATCGTTACCACCATTGCCGCTGCCGTAATCCAGCAATCAGCTGCCACACAGGAGATCGTTTCCAATATCTCAAGCCTGTCCCTTAGCATCCAGCAGTCCAATGAAAATGTACACCAGAGTTCCCAGATGGCCGGAAATATTACTGTGGATATAGAAGGTGTCAATTCTGCCACTCTCCAGATGAAAGAACGCAGCGAACTTGTCAAACAGAGTGCGGATAAAATGAATGGCATGGCAGAGGAATTGAAAAAAATTGTACAGATCTTTACAGTGTAA
- a CDS encoding 4Fe-4S binding protein: MKKPIATTPEDLPYRKLQHHLDRQPVGFPPSTDGADIRLLKHIFSPEEAAIATCLSHEPQPVEVIFDRAIHMVPSMDALEEHLTTMVKKGGIECHQKNNRNVYANVPLVVGIYELQVNRLTPEFIRDFKAYTSKKSFGISFLGTGRSQMRTIPINKSILPDLPVAEYDHIFYLLEKADPPFVVLPCICRKKKALQGAPCKQTKREETCMAMGSIAQTLIKMELGRQITKTEVMEIISRNQEEGLVLQPSNTRKIEFLCSCCSCCCSMLSLQKELPLPLDFWETGFRVELSTESCVACGQCADKCPVQALSFPEPANEQKKKARPFIDPDRCIGCGQCVAACRPGALSLVPRPGQAPPPTNRDELNAELLAHKNKPLARTRVVGKLAKGVIVKRDLRLVKN, translated from the coding sequence ATGAAAAAACCGATTGCCACTACCCCCGAAGACCTACCCTACAGAAAGCTACAACATCACCTGGACCGGCAGCCGGTTGGATTTCCGCCGTCGACCGATGGTGCGGACATCCGGCTGCTCAAACATATTTTTTCACCTGAAGAGGCCGCCATCGCCACCTGCCTGAGCCATGAACCCCAACCTGTGGAAGTGATTTTCGATCGGGCCATCCATATGGTTCCGTCCATGGATGCATTGGAAGAGCATCTTACAACCATGGTCAAAAAAGGGGGCATTGAATGCCACCAAAAAAACAACCGGAATGTTTATGCAAACGTCCCCTTGGTGGTAGGGATTTACGAACTTCAGGTCAACCGCCTCACACCGGAATTTATCCGGGATTTCAAGGCCTATACATCGAAAAAAAGTTTTGGCATCTCCTTTCTCGGCACGGGCCGGTCACAGATGAGGACTATCCCCATCAATAAAAGCATCCTCCCCGACCTGCCGGTGGCAGAGTATGACCATATTTTTTACCTTCTTGAAAAGGCAGACCCTCCGTTTGTAGTTCTGCCGTGCATCTGCAGGAAAAAGAAAGCACTGCAGGGGGCGCCCTGCAAACAAACCAAGCGGGAGGAGACCTGTATGGCCATGGGCAGCATTGCCCAGACCCTGATTAAGATGGAACTGGGCCGGCAGATAACAAAAACCGAAGTCATGGAAATCATCAGCCGGAACCAGGAAGAGGGCCTGGTTCTCCAGCCCTCCAACACCCGGAAGATTGAATTTTTATGTTCCTGCTGCAGCTGCTGCTGTTCAATGCTGAGCCTGCAAAAAGAACTGCCCCTGCCTCTGGATTTCTGGGAAACAGGGTTTAGGGTGGAACTATCCACTGAATCTTGCGTGGCCTGCGGACAATGTGCGGATAAATGTCCTGTCCAGGCCCTGTCCTTTCCCGAGCCTGCCAACGAACAAAAGAAAAAAGCCAGGCCGTTTATTGATCCGGACCGCTGCATCGGCTGCGGCCAGTGCGTTGCCGCATGCAGGCCCGGGGCACTGTCGCTTGTTCCCAGGCCCGGGCAAGCCCCGCCTCCGACAAACCGAGATGAGCTGAACGCAGAACTGCTGGCCCACAAAAATAAGCCCCTGGCCCGAACCCGGGTGGTCGGGAAACTGGCCAAAGGGGTTATTGTGAAACGGGATCTTCGCCTGGTGAAAAATTGA